In Lates calcarifer isolate ASB-BC8 linkage group LG21, TLL_Latcal_v3, whole genome shotgun sequence, a single window of DNA contains:
- the LOC108900916 gene encoding extracellular calcium-sensing receptor-like, with the protein MDGDYIIGGVFSMHHYIHTVKHNYTTMPEPLRCTGSIISRELRFSRAMIFAIEEINNSTKLLPGIRLGYQIHDSCASVPMAVHVAFQLSNGLDSVFYTGDNCSQSGTVMAIIGISGSTPSISVSRVIGPFNIPQVSHFATCACLSNKQEYPSFFRTIPSDQFQADALAKLVKHFGWTWIGAVRSDSDYGNNGMASFLDAAHKEGICVEYSESFYRTHPPSKIQRVADVIRRSTAVVIVAFAASGDMRILLEELSRKPFPPRQWIGSESWVTDPDLLRFTFCTGTIGFGIQQSVIPGLRDFLLHLSPTEVAASPVLTEFWEDAFNCRLDKTTDERLCDGTEDITTLQSPYTDTSQLRITNMVYKAVYAIAHAIHNAVCQKTNSTTHCDKLTRIESKQVLAQMKKVNFSQNGYDVSFDANGDPVAKYELVNWQKSKSGSTELVTVGLYDASLPVGQEFHINKNLTWVEDSTQVPSSVCSDSCPPGTRKVLQKGKPICCYDCIPCPEGEISNATDSPDCFPCPKEFWPNAERNICFPKPVEFLSYNEVLGIILAAFSVGGACLAVITAAVFFHHRTSPIVRANNSELSFLLLFSLTLCFLCALTFIGTPSEWSCMLRHTAFGITFVLCISCVLGKTIVVLMVFKATLPGSNVIKWFGPPQQRMTVASLTFIQVLICTIWLVLSPPFPMKNLNIYKERIILECALGSVVGFWAVLGYIGLLAVFCFVLAVLARKLPDNFNEAKLITFSMLIFCAVWITFIPAYVSSPGKFTVAVEIFAILASSFGLILCIFAPKCFIILFKPEKNTKKHLMNKNQY; encoded by the exons ATGGATGGTGACTATATTATTGGAGGAGTTTTTTCCATGCACCATTACATCCACACAGTGAAGCATAACTACACCACCATGCCTGAGCCACTGAGGTGCACAGGGAG TATCATCTCCCGTGAACTGCGCTTCTCACGCGCGATGATCTTCGCCATCGAGGAGATTAACAACAGCACGAAGCTGCTGCCGGGCATCAGGCTCGGTTATCAGATCCACGACTCGTGCGCCTCAGTTCCCATGGCGGTGCATGTGGCATTCCAGCTTTCAAATGGCCTGGACTCGGTGTTTTACACTGGTGACAACTGTTCACAGTCTGGTACAGTGATGGCTATCATTGGTATTTCTGGGTCCACACCATCCATCAGTGTGTCACGTGTCATCGGGCCCTTTAACATCCCCCaa gTGAGCCACTTTGCCACTTGTGCATGCTTGTCCAATAAACAGGAGTACCCGAGTTTCTTCAGAACAATCCCCAGTGACCAGTTCCAGGCTGATGCGCTGGCCAAACTGGTGAAACACTTCGGCTGGACCTGGATAGGTGCTGTCCGGTCAGATTCGGACTATGGCAATAATGGCATGGCGTCTTTCCTGGACGCAGCGCACAAAGAGGGGATCTGTGTGGAATACTCTGAATCTTTCTATCGGACCCACCCACCTAGCAAAATCCAGAGAGTGGCTGATGTTATCCGCAG GTCAACAGCTGTAGTTATTGTGGCATTTGCAGCGTCTGGAGACATGAGGATCCTGTTAGAGGAGCTGTCGCGGAAGCCTTTCCCACCACGCCAGTGGATAGGCAGTGAATCCTGGGTAACAGATCCAGACTTGCTGAGGTTCACCTTCTGTACGGGGACAATCGGATTTGGCATTCAGCAATCTGTCATCCCTGGTCTGAGAGACTTCTTACTTCATCTGTCTCCCACTGAAGTGGCTGCATCCCCAGTGCTGACTGAGTTCTGGGAGGATGCATTCAACTGCAGACTGGACAAAA CCACAGATGAGAGGTTGTGTGATGGAACAGAAGACATAACAACACTCCAGAGCCCATACACTGACACATCTCAGCTCAGAATCACTAACATGGTGTATAAAGCTGTTTATGCAATAGCACATGCCATTCATAATGCAGtgtgtcagaaaacaaattctACAACTCACTGTGACAAACTCACAAGGATAGAGTCCAAACAG GTTCTTGCTCAGATGAAGAAAGTCAATTTTTCCCAAAATGGTTATGATGTGTCATTTGATGCTAACGGGGATCCTGTGGCCAAATATGAGTTGGTCAACTGGCAAAAAAGTAAGAGTGGCAGCACTGAGTTGGTGACAGTAGGGCTCTATGATGCATCACTGCCAGTGGGTCAGGAATTCCATATCAACAAGAACCTCACCTGGGTGGAGGATAGCACACAA GTACCCTCATCAGTCTGCTCTGACAGTTGTCCTCCAGGAACTCGTAAGGTGCTGCAGAAAGGAAAACCCATCTGCTGTTATGACTGTATACCATGTCCTGAAGGAGAGATTAGCAATGCTACAG attcTCCTGATTGTTTCCCTTGTCCCAAAGAGTTCTGGCCTAATGCAGAGAGAAACATTTGTTTCCCCaagcctgtggagtttctgTCCTACAATGAAGTTCTAGGAATCATCCTGGCTGCATTCTCAGTTGGTGGTGCCTGTCTTGCTGTtataacagcagctgtgttctTTCATCACAGAACATCTCCGATTGTCAGAGCCAACaactctgagctgagcttcctgctgctcttctcACTGACTCTCTGTTTCTTATGTGCATTAACTTTCATTGGAACACCCTCTGAGTGGTCCTGCATGCTGCGCCACACAGCATTTGGGATCACCTTTGTCCTCTGCATCTCTTGTGTTCTTGGGAAAACTATCGTGGTGTTAATGGTCTTCAAAGCTACACTTCCAGGTAGTAATGTCATAAAATGGTTTGGTCCTCCACAGCAAAGAATGACTGTGGCGTCTTTaacatttattcaagttttaATATGTACTATTTGGTTAGTTCTTAGTCCCCCTTTTCCAATGAAAAATCTAAACATATACAAGGAGAGAATCATCCTGGAGTGTGCATTAGGCTCAGTTGTTGGGTTCTGGGCTGTGCTCGGGTACATAGGCCTACTAGCtgtcttttgctttgtgttaGCTGTCCTAGCTCGGAAACTACCTGATAATTTTAATGAAGCTAAACTCATCACcttcagcatgctgatattCTGTGCAGTGTGGATCACCTTCATCCCTGCATATGTCAGCTCTCCAGGGAAATTTACTGTGGCCGTGGAAATATTTGCCATTCTGGCCTCCAGTTTTGGTCTGATTCTGTGCATTTTTGCTCCAAAGTGTTTCATCATATTGTTTAAGCCAGAGAAGAACACcaagaaacatttaatgaacaaaaatcaatacTAG
- the LOC108900915 gene encoding LOW QUALITY PROTEIN: extracellular calcium-sensing receptor-like (The sequence of the model RefSeq protein was modified relative to this genomic sequence to represent the inferred CDS: deleted 2 bases in 2 codons), translating into MPEPLRCTGSIISRELRFSRAMIFAIEEINNSTKLLPGIRLGYQIHDSCASVVMAVHVAFQLSNGLDPVFYTSDNCSQSGTVMAIIGTSGSTPSISMSRVIGPFNIPQVSHFATCACLSNKQEYPSFFRTIPSDQFQADALAKLVKHFGWTWIGAVRSDSDYGNNGMASFLDAAHKEGICVEYSESFYRTHPPSKIQRVADVIRRSTAVVIVAFAASGDMRILLEELSRKPFPPRQWIGSESWVTDPDLLRFTLCTGTIGFGIQQSVIPGLRDFLLHLSPTEVAASPVLTEFWEDAFNCRLDKSAATDERLCDGTEDITTLQSPYTDTSQLRITNMVYKAVYAIAHAIHNAVCQKTNSTTHCDKLTRIESKQVLAQLKKVNFSQNGYDVSFDANGDPVARYELVNWQKSKSGSIELVTVGLYDASLPVGQEFHINKNLTWVEDSTQVPSSVCSDSCPPGTRKVLQKGKPICCYDCIPCPEGEINNAADSPDCFPCPKEFWPNAERNICFPKPVEFLSYNEVLGINLAAFSVGGACLAVITAAVFFHHRTSPIVRANNSELSFLLLFSLTLCFLCSLTFIGTPSEWSCMLRHTAFGITFVLCISCVLGKTIVVLMAFKATLPGSNVMKWFGPPQQRMTVVSLTFIQVLICTIWLVLSPPFPRKNLNIYKERIILECALGSAVGFWAVLGYIGLLAVFCFVLAVLARKLPDNFNEAKLITFSMLIFCAVWITFIPAYVSSPGKFTVAVEIFAILASSFGLILCIFAPKCFIILFKPEKNTKKHLMNKNQY; encoded by the exons ATGCCTGAGCCACTGAGGTGCACAGGGAG tatCATCTCCCGTGAACTGCGCTTCTCACGCGCGATGATCTTCGCCATCGAGGAGATTAACAACAGCACGAAGCTGCTGCCGGGCATCAGGCTCGGTTATCAGATCCACGACTCGTGCGCCTCAGTGGTCATGGCGGTGCATGTGGCATTCCAGCTTTCAAATGGCCTGGAC CCGGTGTTTTACACCAGCGACAACTGTTCACAATCTGGTACAGTGATGGCTATCATTGGTACTTCTGGGTCCACGCCATCCATCAGCATGTCACGTGTCATCGGGCCCTTTAACATCCCCCaa gTGAGCCACTTTGCCACTTGTGCATGCTTGTCCAATAAGCAGGAGTACCCGAGTTTCTTCAGAACAATCCCCAGTGACCAGTTCCAGGCTGATGCGCTGGCCAAACTGGTGAAACACTTCGGCTGGACCTGGATAGGTGCTGTCCGGTCAGATTCGGACTATGGCAATAATGGCATGGCGTCTTTCCTGGACGCAGCGCACAAAGAGGGGATCTGTGTGGAATACTCTGAATCTTTCTATCGGACCCACCCACCTAGCAAAATCCAGAGAGTGGCTGATGTTATCCGCAG GTCAACAGCTGTAGTTATTGTGGCATTTGCAGCGTCTGGAGACATGAGGATCCTGTTAGAGGAGCTGTCGCGGAAGCCTTTCCCACCACGCCAGTGGATAGGCAGTGAATCCTGGGTAACAGATCCAGACTTGCTGAGGTTCACCCTCTGTACGGGGACAATCGGATTTGGCATTCAGCAATCTGTCATCCCTGGTCTGAGAGACTTCTTGCTTCATCTGTCTCCCACTGAAGTGGCTGCATCCCCAGTGCTGACTGAGTTCTGGGAGGATGCATTCAACTGCAGACTGGACAAAA gTGCAGCTACAGATGAGAGGTTGTGTGATGGAACAGAAGACATAACAACACTCCAGAGCCCGTACACTGACACATCTCAGCTC AGAATCACTAACATGGTGTATAAAGCTGTTTATGCAATAGCACATGCCATTCATAATGCAGtgtgtcagaaaacaaattctACAACTCACTGTGACAAACTCACAAGGATAGAGTCCAAACAG GTTCTTGCTCAGCTGAAGAAAGTCAATTTTTCCCAAAATGGTTATGATGTGTCATTTGATGCTAACGGGGATCCTGTGGCCAGATATGAGTTGGTCAACTGGCAAAAAAGTAAGAGTGGCAGCATTGAGTTGGTGACAGTAGGGCTCTATGATGCATCACTGCCAGTGGGTCAGGAATTCCATATCAACAAGAACCTCACCTGGGTGGAGGATAGCACACAA GTACCCTCATCAGTCTGCTCTGACAGTTGTCCTCCAGGAACTCGTAAGGTGCTGCAGAAAGGAAAACCCATCTGCTGTTATGACTGTATACCATGTCCTGAAGGAGAGATTAACAATGCTGCAG attcTCCTGATTGTTTCCCTTGTCCCAAAGAGTTCTGGCCTAATGCAGAGAGAAACATTTGTTTCCCCaagcctgtggagtttctgTCCTACAATGAAGTTCTAGGAATTAACCTGGCTGCATTCTCAGTTGGTGGTGCCTGTCTTGCTGTtataacagcagctgtgttctTTCATCACAGAACATCTCCGATTGTCAGAGCCAACaactctgagctgagcttcctgctgctcttctcACTGACTCTCTGTTTCTTATGTTCATTAACTTTCATTGGAACACCCTCTGAGTGGTCCTGCATGCTGCGCCACACAGCATTTGGGATCACCTTTGTCCTCTGCATCTCTTGTGTTCTTGGAAAAACTATAGTGGTGTTAATGGCCTTCAAAGCTACACTTCCAGGTAGTAATGTCATGAAATGGTTTGGTCCTCCACAACAAAGAATGACTGTAGTGTCCTTaacatttattcaagttttaATATGTACTATTTGGTTAGTTCTTAGTCCCCCATTTCCAAGGAAAAATCTAAACATATACAAGGAGAGAATCATCCTGGAGTGTGCATTAGGCTCAGCTGTTGGGTTCTGGGCTGTGCTCGGGTACATAGGCCTACTAGCtgtcttttgctttgtgttaGCTGTCCTAGCTCGCAAACTACCTGATAATTTTAATGAAGCTAAACTCATCACcttcagcatgctgatattCTGTGCAGTGTGGATCACCTTCATCCCTGCATATGTCAGCTCTCCAGGGAAATTTACTGTGGCCGTGGAAATATTTGCCATTCTGGCCTCCAGTTTTGGTCTGATTCTGTGCATTTTTGCTccaaaatgtttcatcatattGTTTAAGCCAGAGAAGAACACcaagaaacatttaatgaaCAAAAATCAATATTAG